The genomic interval GGACAAAACGGGCTGGTCAGCAAACACTCTTACAAGAAAGGCCAAGGCCAGCTGTATGTCCTAAGAAGGCTGGGGTCTTTCAATATCTGCAGGAAAGTGTGATGTTCTACCAGTCATTGCCAGCATGCTCTTCTATGCTGTGGTCTGCTGGGGACACAGTATCAGGAAGCGACTGGACAGGCTGGTGAGGAGAGCTGGCTCTGTGGTTGGCACTGAGCTGGACTCTGTCACATCAGTGGCAGAGAGAAGGACCCTAAACAAACATTGTCAGTTACCCCCCTGCACAGCACAGTCTCCACGCAGAGGAGTCTGTTTAgtggtacacacacacacacacacacacacacacagctgttgagagtgaagcttggggtgcCAGTTCAGTGTGAGGTTGTCTATCTGGCACCGTGGAGAACCTCCATCTGACCGGCTGTAACGTTAGATGGGTTCACCAGATCCACACCTGTTTTTCATATACCATCACTGACTTGGGATAAGTGAGACTATTAAATTCCCTCATTCCCAATTTAGCTGAgctgttgggggggaggggggtgcccACAGTAAATTTTGCCAAATTATAGTACCGCAGtataatgaaaatattattaTCACAAGGCTACCTGACACACTCTCCCACCTCGTTATTATGGTATATTCAGAATATCATCTCGCGCCCCGCAGTTTGGGAATTTCTGACCCGTACAATGAGCCTGGGAAGTTTATATAGATCCGCAGAATGTGTGTTGATGGTGGATGGCTGTGTTCACAAGATGGCGGCTGCAGGCTCCATTTTCCCTCTGCCATTGTAGTTCCAGTGGGGAAATTTGGGGTCTGGTCAGATGCAGGTTTTTAGTTGTACATTTTAATCCATATGATGTTTTTTTTGAATAATAGGATCCATCAAAGGTCAAAGAGATTATAACTGATACAGTGATCCTGTTTACAAGAGTAAGCTTGTCATCCAGTCACCCTTGGCTTTGGTGTCACTAAGCGCCATTGCTTCAATTTTGGCGTGCTTTGTCATTCAGGTCTACACCCATAAAATGTTTCTGCAAAGTTTGGAAAtaatttttgagttatcatgctGACAAGATCAAGTGTCTGAGCTGACCTTCTCTTTGCTGTCACTATTgagtgctgcttcagttttaaGTGCAATTTGTCTCAAGATTTGATCAGGTCCATATCTTCGTCTTCACAGCTTGTCTGCAAAGGTTGAAAAAgttctgtcaaatacttttagagttatTGTATTCACAAGAACACGTGTCTTCACAGCAGccatttccttcctttgctgctACACAGTGCTTCATTTTTCGgcaatttgtctgaaaacaaaaGCAGGTGCAGATCTTCATCCACACAATGCTTTGTGAAGCAGCAATAGGATCCATCTAATACAGGGGTgacaaactccagtcctggggggccagagccctgtgtaacttagttctttccctgttccaccacaaatgattcagctcaggagctgtgtggtaattagcacaaggaggtgcaaggagttgaatcaggtgtgttaaatgaggggataCCCAAAAATGTGTaaggccccccaggactggagtttgacacccctgatctaatACCTTTGATATCACATTTGCAAGGTCAAATGTCATCTGCTTATACCCTTCCCTTGGCTGCCACTAAGGGGTTTTGCTTGAATTTTGGAGTGATGGGTCTCAATATTTAATGAATTTCAGTTTGACACTCATATAATACTTCTGCAAAGTTTAAGTAAATTTATGAGAAAAGGGCAACGAATTTACGAGAAAATTACTCGAATACTTTTTCTCGGAACCCTCCTCTCCCAGCTCagtattttatttccataacCAGGCCTTAAATACTCCCGTATCAGAAGAAGCGGCTTGCAGCAGCCACGCcggtccaccagggggcgcagTGTGTTCGTGAACAATAAAGTTTCTGCCTTCAAAACAGCACGGGGCTGTTAGTCTCGCGCATGCGACATGGCTCCGCCGCTGGCTCCTCGGTGAAGGAAAGACAAACGCGGTCTCCTGCAAAACAGTAGTTTTCTGGTTAATGTCTATTTGATTCTGAATACGGCTTATTGTGACGGGCTTGTCCGGTCGACTGTAAGCGAAATATTTCGCTGTATTACTAAGATATCTTAGTAATAATATTAATGATGCCACGCTTCGGTTTATCGCGCTGATTTGAAATTTATAGCAGTACGTGTAAGGATTTGCTGGTTTGTAGCACGCATGCAAAAGATGGTCATTCTCATTTGTTATGTCGTTTCAGTATTTGGTAAACATAAATTAAGCCGAGGACAAACTCAGAACGCTAGCAGTTTCTTTTTGTCAGAAGTGGCTTTTGCATCGTGGTTATGTCGCTGTGACAATGCTTTTGCAGTTTTGAGTTTGGACTGCTGCCCGAAACCCGGTGTTTGTGGGGCTTTAATCTCGGTAACCTGGCGGCTTCCTGTTCATGTTGTTCTCTTGTTTCGGTAGATACAACTATCCCACGGGAGAGAGAAACGGCAACTGTTTGTAAAATgaccaaaaaagaaaagaagaaaccAGTCTCTGTGAAGACATCTCTGAACACGCCTTATTGTCTCCAGTGGAATCGTCTGGACCAGGCGGATATGCATTTCATACTCGGTGTTTTGAAGGAGAAGCTGTCAGAACTCGGTCTCCACAAGAGGGAGGTTAAGGGGAGTCACCGGTGGTTCAGCAAGAAAAAGGAAGCGTCCACCAAGTGTTCAGAGGAAGAGTCAGCTGACAAGGTGGAGGCCACTTCTGAGGCTCTGCCTGAGGACAAGGTGGAGCAGGGATGGACCAACGTAGGGTTCAGGAAGCAGCTGGCCATCGGGATCAATGAGGTGACGCGAGGCCTGGAGAAGAATGACCTGTGTCTGGTGCTGGTGTGTAAGTCAGTGCGGCCTGCTCACATGAGCGGCCACCTGATCCCGCTGAGTAGGAGCCGGGCCGTGCCGGCCTGCCAGGTGCCACGGCTTAGTGAGAGCCTGGCCGCCCTCCTTGGCCTGAAGCACGTCCTAGCTCTGGGTGTCAGGAGGAACGCTGAGGCCTTTTCCCAGGCCGTTGCCGCCATCGTGCCCAGAGTGCCCCCCCTACCGGTGGCCTGGCTTTCGCTACAAACCGCAGTACGGTCCGCTCAGGGGGAAGCGACGGACGATGGCGGTCAGGCGAGGGGCCGGAAGAGGAAACTAGAAGCAGCATCTTTGGAGACGGAGCAGAATAAGCAGGTCCCAAAGTGCGCTTTGGAGCACCTCAGAGTGAAGAGGATCGTTCCGAATCCCACAAAGGCCCGCAAGCAGAAGAAAGTGAAGCGACGAGCCATTTCCAAGTGATTAACTTCAAAATACTCAGTTTTTAATTTCATGCTAGCCGTTAACGCTCAGTGACAGGACTGATGCTCTTCATGGCTGGAGATAGTTTGTCTTTATAAGACTGTTGGGAACAAACAGAGACAGGAAGTCAGAACAGGTCTGTTACAGACAGAGTTTATTCTGTCAGACATCCATGCTGGTAACATGTACAGGTACTAAAATGAAGTCTGGATGATGCTGTTTGACGAGTCTCCCTCTGCACCACTTTTTTTTTGACAACCTGCCCGGaattcaataaaaaatatactGTGTTCGAGAGAAATTTGTGCATCTTCTCAAAATTGCACGTTTgatatcttaaaaaaaaacttctgttCAAATAAGGCAAGTACTTTGGGTATCATCACACATCAGGCGCTACTTTAGACATCcctttatgtttaaaaaaaaaatgaattttttCCAATCACACCCCcatccaaaataaataaaacattgatTCTAAGTATGAGAGTCACACACGTCTTGCTGAATCCAACAATGTCTGCATTCCCTAACCTATGCCAGGGTCACCTCTGA from Paramormyrops kingsleyae isolate MSU_618 chromosome 9, PKINGS_0.4, whole genome shotgun sequence carries:
- the rpp38 gene encoding ribonuclease P protein subunit p38; the protein is MTKKEKKKPVSVKTSLNTPYCLQWNRLDQADMHFILGVLKEKLSELGLHKREVKGSHRWFSKKKEASTKCSEEESADKVEATSEALPEDKVEQGWTNVGFRKQLAIGINEVTRGLEKNDLCLVLVCKSVRPAHMSGHLIPLSRSRAVPACQVPRLSESLAALLGLKHVLALGVRRNAEAFSQAVAAIVPRVPPLPVAWLSLQTAVRSAQGEATDDGGQARGRKRKLEAASLETEQNKQVPKCALEHLRVKRIVPNPTKARKQKKVKRRAISK